The Thalassotalea sediminis genome includes the window TTGAAAAAGTTTTCGAAATCAATCGTAACTTTAGAAATGAAGGATTATCAACACGTCATAATCCAGAATTTACCATGATAGAGTTTTATCAGGCGTACGCAGATTACAATGACTTGATGGATTTAACGGAAGAAATGTTACGTACAGTCGCTGAAGAAGTGATGGGCACAGCCGTTATTCGTAATACAGTGAAAAATGCTGAAGGCGAAGTTATTGAAGAGAAGTTTTATGACTTTGGTAAACCATTTGTGCGCTTATCTATGGTTGATGCGATTTTAAAATATGCCGATGCGGGCGTTATAACTGCTGACGATGAAGCGGCTTTACGTGATCCTGAAAACAATGTTGATGCGATTAAAGCATTAGCGAAAAAAGTACACGTTAAAGAGGGCGATGCTGCTAAAGTTTGGGGACCAGGCAAATATATTTGTGAAATCTTCGAAGAAGTCGCTGAACACATGTTGGATCAACCAACATTTATTACTGAGTATCCGTGGGAAGTATCACCATTAGCTCGCCGTAACGATGAAAACCCATTTATCACCGACCGATTTGAATTCTTTGTTGGTGGCAGAGAGTTAGCAAATGGTTTTTCAGAGTTAAATGATGCTGAAGATCAGGCGGAACGTTTTCGTAAGCAAGTAGAAGAAAAAGACGCTGGCGACGACGAAGCAATGCACTTTGACGATGACTACATTCGTGCTTTAGAGCATGGGATGCCGCCAACTGCAGGTGAAGGTATTGGTATCGATCGTTTAGTGATGTTGTTCACTGATTCACCAACGATTAAAGATGTTATTTTATTCCCGCATATGCGACCAATTGCTGAATAAGACAGACAATTAAGGTATATAAAAAGGCAATCGTTTGATTGCCTTTTTTGTGCAATAAGCATGCAAAAGTCGCTAACTAGGAAGGTCTATAACTCCCCAAATAAACGCTGCTAAAAAAGCAGTCGTTAATAACAGAATGTATATTATGCCAATCAAACAATACTTGAACAGTGTAATAAAATACCCTTGTTGATATACGCGTTTTTGCATTAGGTATAAATATACCGGTATCCAAACCATGCCAATTGTAATAATAAACTGTAAACAATCAACGATAAAGCCATTGGAAGTCGGTAGCATGTCTTGTAGTAGAGAAAGTAACTCAATCATTAGCACCGTTAAAAAAATAAAACTATGGCTGTGTAAAGCAACAGTAAGATGTTCTAAATAAAGCCTTTTTGAGAACAAATACATACCTTTTAATAGCACTGCAAATAAAGGTAATAAAATAAACATCAGTTGCGGCAGTTTATCTATCGCCTGTTCAAATAGTTGTTCAAAAGATGAATTTTGTACTTTTTGTTCAATGGTGCTTGTTGCTTGTTCCAGTTTTTGATTTGCACTTGGTGTTAACCAATCAAAGGTAAAAGTACCATCAGGATTATTGCCAAACTCTACACCGTTAGCATTGTTTGGCTCGGCTTTTCCAGAGAGCACATTGTGCCATTTAGTGACGAGTGATTGATATTTTACATGCTCCTCAGAGGTTATCTCATTTGTTGTTTGCTTCTTCTCTGCTTCAACAAGCTTTTGAATTAATAGGTAAACATTACGATTATTGATTGTGTCTTTAGTTTTAATTTCTGCGAGTTTATTTTTCAAAGAGGATAATAAGGTGAGTTTTTCAGAACGTGCAATTGTGGCTTGTTGGGCGTTGTAAATAGCTTCAATTTTACTCACTTCCTTGGCTAAACTTTCAACGTCTTTCGCATGCTCTGATTTTAAATCCGTAGCAGCAAAAAATTTTAGGGTGATAAAAAAGATAATGCTGATAAATAAGTACAACCTTAGCGGTGGGATATAATGTACCCTGTGACCTGTAAAATACTGGTGTGTTAAAAAGCCAGGACGAAACAATAAAGGCAGCAGCGTTCTATTAGCGCGAGAATCAAAACTAAAAATATCGTCTAAAATATGTAAAATAACGGTCCAAAAATACTTTAAAGTGGATTCAACCTCTTGACCGCATTGAGAACAGAAAGGTCCACTTACCGGCGCATGACAGTTCTCACACTCCTTCGACTTTTGTTCTGTGGTTTGTGTTACTGGCGCGTCCTGATCGTTTTCCATGATAAATAATTGAAGGTTAAAAGTTAATATTATCAGTTCGTTGTTAGCTTCAATAGCAATTTTTTAAAGATATTTTAACTTAATTTTATCTTTTACGTGATGATTGCATGATGTTCTGTTAAATTTAATCTATAAAGTTCTATGCACACAAGAAGCCAACAGTAGGAGAATTATAATGGCGTTTGAAGTGACCTTTGAATTATCAGATTCAGATCTTGACCATTTTCGTGACGTGATGAAAAAAGCTCAGCAAGGAGCAGCATCACTTTCAGAAAAAAGTATTTTGGATAATGCACGCAAGCTAAGTGAAGATGTTAAAGACGGTGTTCCTGTTTTCGTGAGTGAACGTATTAAAAAGTTAGAAACACTTGTTGCTATGATTGAAGATAGTGAATGGCAGATCCCTGAAGAAGAAAAGAAAGACGTGCTTGCGGCGCTAGCTTATTTTAGCGACCCAGAAGATCTTGTGCCTGATCATATTCCTGCACTTGGATTTTTAGACGATGCTATTATGATCGAGCTTGTAGCAGAAGAGCTAAAAGACGACATTGAAGCCTTTGAAGAATTTTGTGCATATCGTGATCGTGAACAAGCTAGAGCAGGAGACACACCAATTACTACTGAAGATTGGTTAGATGCAAAACGTCGAGAACTTCATAGCCGTATGCGCAATCGTAGAACAACACGTCGTGGTGGCAGATCTTCATTCCGTTCTATTTTTTAATGGGGCCACTGCCGGTGAATGAGGCTGTAGTTTTTCAACCTATGCCTCATTTTTGTTAATGGGTTACGAATAACATAAGTATAAAAAAAGCAATAATGATTGTGTTGAAGGTGATTATGTAGGCAAACCCTTTGACTCCATCTTTAATGCTATAGCCTTTACTATTTAAGTACCACCACCAAATACCACACATTATGATGGGCAATAAGAATAATAATCGGATCATAAGTGCTCTAACTTAGTCTGAATTACTTGCATAATAGAATAATTTTGAATGCTTTGCATTGTAACTTTATAAAAACGCTAATTTTTTGTTATTTTTACTTCCTATTTATTCTAGAGGTAGGCATGTAATTTGTCTGCATGTTAGTTTATAGCATCGCTAATCTTTTTAGATAATTTTCCACCTATGGAAGTACTTAGCAGTAGCTTTTAGTTATGACACTATACTGGTGTATGAACGTCAGTCGTCAGAAAAATAAAGCTGAGGAGTGCCTTTCAATACCTGGTGGGCATAAAATGATCGATTTACGTTATTGCTGAAAATTATGTTAAACCATATGGCAAAAACAAAGCATAATTTTTGTGATTTATTTACCGTCTTTTCTTTTTTGAACTAAGCTAAGAATTAAACAGCCGTTCAGATCTTACAGCATGATAAATCTAAATAAACTTAAATTAAAAACGTTGTTAGCTGGTGCTATGACCGCTGCACTATTTTTAACGATCTCGATCAGTTCTTATATCAATATAAGTGGTTTTTCATCGATGTTTTATACTGTCACTGAGAAAGAACATTTACCAAATGTTGTTGAAAGAGCAAAAGCACAAATAGAGTCAGAGCTAAAAACACCCATTTCACTATCAGAAAGCTTCGCGAAAAATTACTTTGCACAACAATGGGTTGTGGCAGGGGAAAACCCAGCACAATTACCTGATATGTTAGCTTATATGTCAAGCTTTATAGATGGCTATGGTGCTTCAGCTGTATTTTGGGTATCAAAGGATAGTAAAAATTATTACACCCAAGACGGCTTGTTTAAACAAGTTTCCGAGAGTGTCTCTCGTGATGGTTGGTTTTTTAGTTTTTTAAAAAGCGGACAACCATTAGCATTAAATTTAGATCCAAATGAAACCACAGGCATATTAACTGTGTACGTTAACGTATTAGCTAAAACGCCGAGCGGTCAAGTATTAGGTGTTGCAGGTTTAGGTTACGATGTTTCAGCTATTATAAAGTTTGTTGAAGGGATTAAAGTCGGTGAATACGGTTATATGCTACTCGTTGATGGCGAGGGTAATATTGTTGCACACAGAGATAAAGCTGTATTGAATCAATCTATTAATAGTGTGCAACAATATAGCGAGATTGCCTCTTCGATTACTACTGCAAGTAAAGCTTATGTTTTACGTGATGGTGAGATAGACGGTGAACCCGTTTATATAGCAACGATAGGCCTTAATGGATTAGATTGGAAGTTAGTGACTGTATTACCGAAAAGTGAAATCAGTGGAAAAGTTAATTCGGTTACTTGGTTTTCAATAGCAGCCTCAGTGGTGCTTGCTATCGTGTTCATTTTATTATCAGTTTTTATTGCCACCAGTGTTAGTCAAAATATTAGCCAAGTCGGCGATAAATTATTGGATATGTCTGCTTCAGGTGGTGATTTAACCCACCGTTTAAATGATAAATATAATACTGAACTTGGCTATTTAGCGGGTGGATTTAACGCTATCTTAAGTAAGTTTTCTGATCTGGTAAAAGAAATTATTGCGGCGGAATCTGCAATAAATCGTGGTGTTGATAAATTAAAGCATAGTTCTGAAGAATCTGTAAAACATTCAGATGAACAACGTAGGCAAACCGAGGTTGTTGCATCTGCTATTACTGAACTAGGGCAAACCATTAGCGAAGTGTCATCAGTTGCGCATTCCACTGCTGAAGATACTAATAATGCAGTAAGTGATACTCATGAAACTAGCGATGTTATGCAAAATTTGTCAAAAACGATGGATGAATTAGCAGAGTCGATGAAGCAAAGTGAGGCATCAATTTCAGATTTAGCAACGCAAGCTGAAGCTATTTCTATGGTTGTCGATGTGATCAGCAGCATATCTGAGCAAACTAACTTATTAGCATTAAATGCGGCAATCGAAGCAGCAAGAGCCGGGGAGCAAGGGCGAGGTTTTGCTGTTGTTGCCGATGAGGTAAGAACATTAGCAAGTCGCACACAAGATTCAACCAATGAAATTCGAGCGCAAATAGAACAACTGCAACGTGCAACCTCAGCGTCGTTATCATCGATAAAAGAAGGGGCTCAAAGTAGCTTAATCCTTGCTGAAAGTGCCAAAGAAGCGTCGAGTTCACTCGATGCCATTAGAGGGCGTTTCGATAGTATTAGTGATGGTAACCATCAAGTGGCTGCAGCGACAGAACAGCAATCGACCGTTGTAGAACATGTTAGCGAGTCTGCGCAAAATATTTCATTGATGGCAAATCACATTTCAGATGCCGCAATGAGTCAGATTGAAGAAGTGAATGGCTTAAGTGAACGTGCTCGACATATGCGAGAAATAATAAATCAATTTAAAGTGTAAACTTGCAAACGAGATAGCTAAGTAATTAACTTAATTTATTGAGATTATATATTTTGCGAATATTGTATTAGATCAAAGTGATCAATTTATCAGATTGTAGAGTATAACTAGTAAATATTATTTAATTACCTATAACTACTAATTCGTTGTTGTATTAGTTACAGGACGCTGTATGAATTACCCGTGGATTGCTAAAGCTAATAAGATGTTTATATATGTACTTATTGGCCAGTTTTGTTTTGGTGGCATAATTGCTTATTTTACTAATACATGGCTATTAGGACTAGGATTAAGTGCTGTGATCATGGCACTACCTTTATTCTTAATCGCAACAAAACCTTTTGATAAACTTACTCGCCACGTCGTTGCTGCTGCGACACAACTGATGACTGCGGTACATATTCAACAGGCTCAAGGCTTGACGGAAATTCATTTCGAAATATTTTCATTGTTAGCCATGCTGATATTTTACCGAGATTGGAAGGTAATATTGACGAGCGTAATTGTTATTGCTGTCCATCATATCTTGTTTTTCATATTACAAAGTCAAAGTATGCCATTTTATATTTTTGAACAAGGTCATGTATTTTTCTATATCTTAATTATTCACGCTTTGTTCGCTTTAATAGAAGGCGCAGTGTTAATGTATATTGCAAATGATAGCTTTGATGAAGCACTAACGGGCCTTAAGATCACGCAATCTGTACATGATATTTTAGCGCAAGATGGCAAGTTTAATTTGTCAGGACCACCTGAAAAAGGAAACGCTGAATTAACGCAATATAATAGACTGATTGTTTCCTTTAAAACGTTAATAGAACACGCTAAGCGAATAAGTAGAGATACGAACAATGCTTCTACTACTGTAGCTAACGCTTCTGATAGGGTCGCTAACGCTACCGCAACAAGTGGCCAACAAGTCAATTCAATTGCTACCGCGATTGAAGAAATGACAGTTACCAATAACGATGTTGCGAAACGGGCCATTGATGTGAGTGTTAATGCAGCAGATGCGCAGCAACGTACAGAAAACATTAAACAAGTAAATCATGACTCTCATCAAAACATCGAGCAATTGAAAGGGAAGATCAACGATACGGCTGATACTATTCAAAAGCTTTCCACTAAATGCGATCAAATTTCGGACGTCATGGGGGCTATTACGGCTATTTCTGAACAAACTAATTTACTCGCGTTAAATGCGGCAATAGAGTCAGCTAGGGCAGGAGAACATGGTCGAGGTTTTGCTGTTGTTGCAGATGAAGTTAGGAATTTGGCGATTAAAACTCGTGACAATACTGAAAGTATACGAGCGGTCGTTGATTCTTTAATAAATGATGCTAATGACTCTGTATTACAAATGTCAGACTGTATTGAAAAAGTTGAGCATGCTTCATCTTCATCTCGCGAAATGTCTGGCGAAATGGATGTTGTGGCTGACGTAATACAGTCGGTTGCAGATAATATAAATTCAGTGGCTACCGCTGTTGAAGAGCAATCGATAGTTTCAAACAGTATATCGAACTCAACACAAGAGTTACATAATACTTCTCAGCAACAGCAAGTCGATATTACTGAGAATTTACAACAATTAGCTCAGTTAAAGGTTTTGGTAGAAGAATTAAACTTAGAATTAGAAAAGTTCGTTGTATGAAGAATAAACCGCAGTTGTTGCTTTTAGGAGTTACTATCATATGGTTTGTTACTGTGCTTGCGATATTAGTGTATGTTGCAAAGCGTGATTTATCGCCATTTGATCCTGATAATTCTCTTGTTATTGCTGCTTCATCACCGGCGTTCGATCGGGTATTTACTCAACGGTTACAACAAGAAATAGGCGACACTGATAATACCATTGTACATTTTAAGCGAAGTCACTGTGATTGTAATCGTGTTGCTGAGCAACATATTGACTCTGTGATAGAGTTAGCACAAAAGCAGCATTATAAAAATCGCTATGTTTCGCTAACCGCTGACTTAAGCAATAAATTACGTTTAGCTTCTGCACCAGCTGTAGCATTATTCAATAAAGAAGGTAACTTAGTTTATTTAGGACCTTACGCAGCTGGTTATAGTTGCAGTGCAGGCAATGGGATTATTGAATCCTTTATTAATCGAAACAATGAAGCGATTTTAGGAGCAACCATCGTAAGTGACGCAGATGGTTGCTATTGTTCTCATTCTTAAAAATATATTACTGTTGATTTTTAATACTGTTTTGTTGAGCAATCAATGCATTAAGTGGGTGCCTTATGCAGAATAAGAAGATGAGGCTTGGAATTACCATGAGTGCTGTTAGCACGAAGAATAATGCCCAATTACCATCAAGCCAATCGACAATAATTCCTGAAAATGAACCAACCATAACACGACCAAAGGTTCCTAAAGATGCCATTAAAGCATATTGGCTCGCGGTAAAACTTTTATTGCATAATACAGAAAGTAACGCAACAAAAGCGACGGATCCCCAGGCAGATGTAAACCCATCAACAAAGACGGTAAATGCAAACAATGCTTTGTTTGGACCAACAAACGCCATCACCGAGAATAATAAATTGCTTGCGGCCATTGCGATACCGCCGATAAACAAGCCTTTAAGAATGCCAAATCTAATGGTAAAAACACTACCCAATAATGAAAAGACAATGGTTGTCCCCCAGTTTATGAGCTTTGAGTAATACGCAATATCTTCATTTGAAAAGCCAACTTCTCGATAGAATACTACTGACATTCGTCCTAAATAGGCTTCGCCGATTTTGAACAAGAAAATAAACATTAAGATTGAAAAAGCGAGCTTAGTACCATTGCGGTTAAAAAATTCTTGAATAGGTGCAACTAACGTTGCTAATAACCATGCGATAAGCCGATGTATCGACGAAATATGCTTGGTATTTATATGTGTTTTGTCGTGCAGAGAAACACTCTGATTTAGACGGGAAAGCTGCCTAACAAACAGCGCAATAAGGCTGGCGATAGCTAAGGTAATACACCAAAACTGATATTTATCACTAATAAGTTGTGTTGGCCAGCTAGGGTAACCGATGTTGGCATATATTATCGCCACGAATATCAAAGGAATTATGAGTAAGATGAGCCAAGCTTCTCGCGTATAGTTTGGCAGTACCTGAATATAGTTTTGTTGGATCTTATTCATAACTGCTTCTCTATTCAGTCCATTCGGTTCTTTAACCACAAAGGCTGTGAACATCAAAATGAACATAATAGCGGCAAGTACCAAAAATACTTCGGACCATTGCCAAGACGGCTTGCTCGCGAGAATAAATGGGATGCTACCTAGCCCTGCGTATCCAGTCCACCAGCCCGCAGTTGCCATTGCTGAACCAGCAGCCATAACGTTATTGTCTTTTTCTTGCAATATATCAATGCGGTATGCGTCAATAGCTATGTCTTGTGTTGCTCCTGCAAGAGCGATAAAAAGCCCAAATAATGCCATTAAATGCAATTGATTTTGCGCATCAAATAAACTCATTTGTATGGCTGCTAACACGATAATTGTTTGTGTTGCAATGATCCAACTTCGTCGTTGGCCAAACTTTCTTGTAAGTATTGGTAATTTAATCCTGTCAGCTAATGGAGACCATAAAAAATTAATACTATAGGCAGCAAAAATAAGACCAAATAAGCCTATACTCCCACGGCTTAACCCTTCATCTTTTAGCCATCCAGTCATGGCTGAACCAATCATCACCCAAGGAAAGCCACTAGCAATGCCGAAGAAGAAAACTGTAAGTAAGCGTTTGTTTTTAAAATAGAGGAGTGTTTGTTTAATACTTTGCACTGATAAATTGATTAAGATAAATAAAGCTAAGGGCAGAGTAACAGGTTATAAAATAGGACAGAAGTAAAAATTGCTTTGCGGCAATATATTTTACGCCAAAGGTCGCCAACCAATACAGTCGATAGGATAACTGCCTACACCTTCGAAAAAGTCGATACAGGTTTTTATTTCACTTTGAAAGTACAAGTCATTGATCAGTGATTGACTACCGTGCAATGAAAACAAGTGTATCACATGCCAAAACACACGCTCTTTGGCGCTACCTGGCGTTTCATCGGTTACTTTGATTAGGGTCCATTCTTCCATCGTATCATTCACGAAACGGTCTAACTCAGTGTAATGTAACGTTCTCTCTATTACAGCTTTTACATATGCTGTGGTTTGTAATATTTTTTCATTGATGAACTGCTCAATGATCATGGCTTTCCCCAGTTTTATATCATGCGTTAGCTTTAGTTTCGAAGAACTAGGTCGCTTAAGTGGTGAGCAAGTCAGATTGTTATTATTCTTGGGAGGCTGCTACACGCAATACTTTAGTTATCGTTGATAATCTAAGTTCTGTCAAAATTTGTCGTGTTTTTATGGCAAAAAAGTAGAGAAGCGAGTAAAGCGTATTTACTCGCGTGCATGATAAACGTTCAACTAAGATTACATATTACTTGGTAATAACGTCGCTTTCTTTAAAATAACAGGCTCAACAGGTACATTTTCCCAGCCAAGCTCTTCATTAAAATCGGTTTTAACTTTAGCCATCTCAGCTACAACTTCTTCACCCTCGACGATAATGCCGAACACAGCGTAACCCCAGCTTCGGCCAGGATCTAAATTTGTATTGTCGCCAACGTTAAAGAAAAATTGTCGGTTTGCGGTGTGCGGTTGATTTTCACGGGCCATTGCGATCGTCCCTTCTTCATTTTTTAAACCATTACCCGATTCATTTACAATATCATCATTGGTTTTCTTTAAATTCAAGTTCGTATCATAGCCGCCACCTTGTACCACAAAGTCTTCAACAATACGGTGAAAAATCGTGTTGTTATACTCTCCCTTAACAACGTAA containing:
- the lysS gene encoding lysine--tRNA ligase — translated: MTEQIQDENKLIAERRGKLAQIRENCKANGHPNKFDRKHYAADLQAAHGEKDKETLEAETDVYSIAGRVMAKRGPFLVLQDMTGRVQAYASKDVQKDIKARWGLLDIGDIIGVTGTLHKSGKGDLYVNMEQYELLTKSLRPLPEKFHGLQDTETKYRQRYVDLIINEETRNTFKVRSKVVDGIRRFLAERDFMEVETPMLQTIPGGATAKPFVTHHNALDVEMFMRIAPELYLKRLVVGGFEKVFEINRNFRNEGLSTRHNPEFTMIEFYQAYADYNDLMDLTEEMLRTVAEEVMGTAVIRNTVKNAEGEVIEEKFYDFGKPFVRLSMVDAILKYADAGVITADDEAALRDPENNVDAIKALAKKVHVKEGDAAKVWGPGKYICEIFEEVAEHMLDQPTFITEYPWEVSPLARRNDENPFITDRFEFFVGGRELANGFSELNDAEDQAERFRKQVEEKDAGDDEAMHFDDDYIRALEHGMPPTAGEGIGIDRLVMLFTDSPTIKDVILFPHMRPIAE
- a CDS encoding DUF3667 domain-containing protein; this encodes MENDQDAPVTQTTEQKSKECENCHAPVSGPFCSQCGQEVESTLKYFWTVILHILDDIFSFDSRANRTLLPLLFRPGFLTHQYFTGHRVHYIPPLRLYLFISIIFFITLKFFAATDLKSEHAKDVESLAKEVSKIEAIYNAQQATIARSEKLTLLSSLKNKLAEIKTKDTINNRNVYLLIQKLVEAEKKQTTNEITSEEHVKYQSLVTKWHNVLSGKAEPNNANGVEFGNNPDGTFTFDWLTPSANQKLEQATSTIEQKVQNSSFEQLFEQAIDKLPQLMFILLPLFAVLLKGMYLFSKRLYLEHLTVALHSHSFIFLTVLMIELLSLLQDMLPTSNGFIVDCLQFIITIGMVWIPVYLYLMQKRVYQQGYFITLFKYCLIGIIYILLLTTAFLAAFIWGVIDLPS
- a CDS encoding YkvA family protein, with amino-acid sequence MAFEVTFELSDSDLDHFRDVMKKAQQGAASLSEKSILDNARKLSEDVKDGVPVFVSERIKKLETLVAMIEDSEWQIPEEEKKDVLAALAYFSDPEDLVPDHIPALGFLDDAIMIELVAEELKDDIEAFEEFCAYRDREQARAGDTPITTEDWLDAKRRELHSRMRNRRTTRRGGRSSFRSIF
- a CDS encoding methyl-accepting chemotaxis protein, translating into MINLNKLKLKTLLAGAMTAALFLTISISSYINISGFSSMFYTVTEKEHLPNVVERAKAQIESELKTPISLSESFAKNYFAQQWVVAGENPAQLPDMLAYMSSFIDGYGASAVFWVSKDSKNYYTQDGLFKQVSESVSRDGWFFSFLKSGQPLALNLDPNETTGILTVYVNVLAKTPSGQVLGVAGLGYDVSAIIKFVEGIKVGEYGYMLLVDGEGNIVAHRDKAVLNQSINSVQQYSEIASSITTASKAYVLRDGEIDGEPVYIATIGLNGLDWKLVTVLPKSEISGKVNSVTWFSIAASVVLAIVFILLSVFIATSVSQNISQVGDKLLDMSASGGDLTHRLNDKYNTELGYLAGGFNAILSKFSDLVKEIIAAESAINRGVDKLKHSSEESVKHSDEQRRQTEVVASAITELGQTISEVSSVAHSTAEDTNNAVSDTHETSDVMQNLSKTMDELAESMKQSEASISDLATQAEAISMVVDVISSISEQTNLLALNAAIEAARAGEQGRGFAVVADEVRTLASRTQDSTNEIRAQIEQLQRATSASLSSIKEGAQSSLILAESAKEASSSLDAIRGRFDSISDGNHQVAAATEQQSTVVEHVSESAQNISLMANHISDAAMSQIEEVNGLSERARHMREIINQFKV
- a CDS encoding methyl-accepting chemotaxis protein, which gives rise to MNYPWIAKANKMFIYVLIGQFCFGGIIAYFTNTWLLGLGLSAVIMALPLFLIATKPFDKLTRHVVAAATQLMTAVHIQQAQGLTEIHFEIFSLLAMLIFYRDWKVILTSVIVIAVHHILFFILQSQSMPFYIFEQGHVFFYILIIHALFALIEGAVLMYIANDSFDEALTGLKITQSVHDILAQDGKFNLSGPPEKGNAELTQYNRLIVSFKTLIEHAKRISRDTNNASTTVANASDRVANATATSGQQVNSIATAIEEMTVTNNDVAKRAIDVSVNAADAQQRTENIKQVNHDSHQNIEQLKGKINDTADTIQKLSTKCDQISDVMGAITAISEQTNLLALNAAIESARAGEHGRGFAVVADEVRNLAIKTRDNTESIRAVVDSLINDANDSVLQMSDCIEKVEHASSSSREMSGEMDVVADVIQSVADNINSVATAVEEQSIVSNSISNSTQELHNTSQQQQVDITENLQQLAQLKVLVEELNLELEKFVV
- a CDS encoding DUF6436 domain-containing protein is translated as MKNKPQLLLLGVTIIWFVTVLAILVYVAKRDLSPFDPDNSLVIAASSPAFDRVFTQRLQQEIGDTDNTIVHFKRSHCDCNRVAEQHIDSVIELAQKQHYKNRYVSLTADLSNKLRLASAPAVALFNKEGNLVYLGPYAAGYSCSAGNGIIESFINRNNEAILGATIVSDADGCYCSHS
- a CDS encoding AmpG family muropeptide MFS transporter → MQSIKQTLLYFKNKRLLTVFFFGIASGFPWVMIGSAMTGWLKDEGLSRGSIGLFGLIFAAYSINFLWSPLADRIKLPILTRKFGQRRSWIIATQTIIVLAAIQMSLFDAQNQLHLMALFGLFIALAGATQDIAIDAYRIDILQEKDNNVMAAGSAMATAGWWTGYAGLGSIPFILASKPSWQWSEVFLVLAAIMFILMFTAFVVKEPNGLNREAVMNKIQQNYIQVLPNYTREAWLILLIIPLIFVAIIYANIGYPSWPTQLISDKYQFWCITLAIASLIALFVRQLSRLNQSVSLHDKTHINTKHISSIHRLIAWLLATLVAPIQEFFNRNGTKLAFSILMFIFLFKIGEAYLGRMSVVFYREVGFSNEDIAYYSKLINWGTTIVFSLLGSVFTIRFGILKGLFIGGIAMAASNLLFSVMAFVGPNKALFAFTVFVDGFTSAWGSVAFVALLSVLCNKSFTASQYALMASLGTFGRVMVGSFSGIIVDWLDGNWALFFVLTALMVIPSLIFLFCIRHPLNALIAQQNSIKNQQ
- a CDS encoding peptidylprolyl isomerase, whose protein sequence is MKYWLALLCLFCPILFAKNVAIDPYNLYPKVKLETNKGVIVVELDRVKSPITVDNFLTYVVKGEYNNTIFHRIVEDFVVQGGGYDTNLNLKKTNDDIVNESGNGLKNEEGTIAMARENQPHTANRQFFFNVGDNTNLDPGRSWGYAVFGIIVEGEEVVAEMAKVKTDFNEELGWENVPVEPVILKKATLLPSNM